A genome region from Manihot esculenta cultivar AM560-2 chromosome 5, M.esculenta_v8, whole genome shotgun sequence includes the following:
- the LOC110615266 gene encoding cytochrome P450 CYP749A22, with the protein MAVASSILVIIFSSSLCFYLLSNLFKFLDRVWVTPMRIQRLMTSQGIRGPSCRFIYGSTKEIIKMRNQSMSTSMKDLSHDMFSRIQPYFHSWTNTYGNSFLYWMGPRAQLLISEAELIREILTNRDKIYTKGDFQFYIKKLLGDGIFTSDGEKWSKMRKLANYAFHTENLKNMIPDMIASTVMMLERWKNHQGKEIEVVEEFRLLTCEVISRTAFGSSYLQGKKIFDMFTKLTMLITRNSFKHGISKIWKSRDEIEAEKLERELENSILDIIKKREDEMMGGEVENYGDDFLGILLRANHENDQSKRISLKDVIDECKTLYFAGQETTNVLLSWAVLLLAIHSDWQEKARNEVFKILGKQTPNADGIAKLKIMGMIINETLRLYPPVVGLTRKVDREVKLGKLTLPADIHVHISTLLLHHDPLTWGEDVHLFKPERFSEGLAKATNDNKATYLPFGMGPRICVGFNFAIIEAKIALSMILQRYSITLSPTYVHSPVQLVTIRPQHGIQVVLNSLHS; encoded by the exons ATGGCTGTTGCTTCATCAATTCTTGTAATCATATTCTCAAGCTCCCtttgcttctaccttctctcaaatctcttcaagttccttGACAGAGTATGGGTGACACCCATGCGCATTCAACGTCTCATGACTTCACAGGGAATCAGAGGCCCTTCCTGCAGATTCATCTACGGAAGCACCAAGGAAATTATCAAAATGAGAAATCAATCTATGAGTACTTCCATGAAGGATCTCTCTCACGATATGTTTTCCAGAATCCAGCCATATTTTCACTCATGGACCAACACTTACG GGAATAGTTTTCTGTACTGGATGGGTCCTCGAGCTCAGTTGCTAATTTCAGAGGCAGAGCTGATCAGGGAGATTCTGACTAACAGAGATAAGATCTATACAAAAGGAGATTTCCAATTTTACATTAAAAAGCTATTAGGAGATGGGATCTTTACATCTGATGGTGAAAAATGGTCTAAGATGAGAAAATTGGCCAACTATGCTTTTCACACAGAGAACTTAAAG AATATGATTCCTGACATGATTGCCAGCACAGTGATGATGCTGGAGAGGTGGAAAAATCATCAAGGCAAAGAGATTGAGGTAGTTGAAGAGTTTAGATTACTGACATGTGAAGTGATTTCTAGGACAGCTTTTGGAAGTAGTTATCTTCAAGGAAAGAAGATTTTTGATATGTTCACAAAGTTAACCATGTTAATAACAAGAAATAGCTTCAAGCATGGCATCAG TAAAATTTGGAAAAGTAGAGATGAAATTGAAGCAGAGAAGCTTGAAAGAGAATTAGAGAACTCCAttttagatataattaaaaagagaGAAGATGAAATGATGGGTGGAGAAGTAGAGAACTATGGAGATGATTTTCTGGGAATTCTACTAAGGGCTAATCATGAGAATGATCAATCCAAGAGGATTTCGTTAAAAGATGTGATTGATGAGTGCAAGACTCTCTATTTCGCTGGACAAGAAACTACTAATGTGTTGCTCTCATGGGCTGTTCTACTTCTAGCAATCCATTCAGATTGgcaagaaaaagcaagaaatgAGGTTTTCAAGATTTTGGGTAAACAAACTCCAAATGCAGATGGAATTGCAAAACTGAAGATA ATGGGAATGATCATCAATGAAACACTGAGATTATATCCTCCTGTAGTTGGACTTACAAGAAAAGTTGACAGAGAAGTTAAGTTGGGGAAGCTCACTCTGCCTGCTGATATACATGTGCATATCTCAACTCTATTACTCCACCATGATCCTCTTACGTGGGGTGAAGATGTTCATCTTTTCAAGCCAGAGAGATTCTCAGAAGGACTTGCTAAAGCTACAAACGACAATAAGGCCACATATTTACCCTTTGGCATGGGACCTCGCATTTGTGTAGGATTCAATTTTGCAATTATTGAAGCAAAGATAGCTCTTTCGATGATTCTACAGCGCTACTCCATCACCCTTTCCCCCACCTATGTTCACTCACCAGTTCAGCTTGTTACAATTCGCCCACAGCATGGAATTCAGGTGGTGCTTAATTCATTGCACAGTTAA
- the LOC110614595 gene encoding cytochrome P450 CYP749A22, producing MIILVLSCVSVCFIIIVLKFFYELWWKPIYVQSALRSQGIKGPQYRFFHGNSKELIRMSNESLTTPMELSHQMLQRLQPHCYFWKKLYGSNCVYWLGPRPRLIITEPNLAKEIMNKDDLYPKPEFESYLKNLFGDGLVTANGEKWFRLRKLANHIFHGESLKGMTPAMIAATEMMLERWRQHEAKEIDVYEEFKLLTSEIISRTAFGSSYLEGQHIFDMLSRLILILYRNNYLVKIPLLKKFLKTKDDMEADRIEDGIRDSIMKMIKKREEEAKLRQVDSYGSDFLGVLIKANRDMDKTKQISIEDLIDECKTFYIAGQETTSSALAWNILLLAIHMDWQEKAREEILELFGQRNPTLDEISRLKIMNMIINETLRLYSPSITMMREVHKGTRLGKLVAPARMDVLVSILALHHDPEIWGEDVHLFKPERFAEGVAKATRNNIAAFCPFGLGPRNCVGMSFSMAETKIVLSMILQRYRFTLSPNYVHSPIVLIAVSPQKGLQVTLQPL from the exons ATGATCATCTTGGTCTTGAGTTGTGTGTCAGTGTGCTTCATCATAATAGTTCTCAAGTTCTTCTATGAACTATGGTGGAAACCGATTTATGTACAATCTGCACTAAGATCACAGGGAATAAAAGGTCCCCAGTACAGATTTTTCCATGGAAACTCAAAAGAACTCATCAGAATGAGTAATGAATCCCTCACCACTCCCATGGAATTATCACATCAAATGTTACAAAGACTTCAGCCTCACTGTTATTTTTGGAAGAAACTATATG GGAGTAACTGTGTCTATTGGCTTGGTCCTCGGCCTCGGTTGATTATCACTGAACCTAATCTGGCTAAAGAGATTATGAACAAAGATGATTTATACCCAAAACCTGAGTTTGAATCTTACTTAAAAAACCTCTTTGGGGATGGACTAGTAACAGCCAATGGTGAAAAATGGTTCAGGCTGAGAAAGCTGGCTAATCATATTTTTCATGGAGAGAGCTTGAAG GGTATGACTCCAGCAATGATAGCAGCTACAGAGATGATGCTTGAAAGATGGAGACAACATGAGGCTAAGGAGATTGACGTATACGAGGAATTCAAGCTATTAACATCTGAAATAATTTCCAGGACAGCCTTTGGAAGCAGCTACTTGGAAGGACAGCATATTTTTGATATGCTATCGAGGCTGATTCTTATTCTTTACAGAAATAATTATCTAGTCAAAATTCCTCTACTAAA AAAATTTTTGAAAACAAAGGATGATATGGAAGCAGACAGAATAGAAGATGGCATAAGAGACTCCATAATGAAGATGATAAAGAAAAGGGAGGAAGAAGCAAAGCTGCGGCAAGTAGATAGCTATGGAAGTGATTTTCTTGGAGTATTAATAAAGGCAAACAGGGATATGGATAAAACCAAGCAAATATCCATAGAAGACCTAATTGACGAGTGCAAGACATTTTATATTGCTGGACAAGAGACTACTTCAAGTGCACTCGCTTGGAATATTCTTCTTCTAGCAATTCACATGGATTGGCAAGAGAAAGCTAGGGAGGAAATCCTGGAATTATTTGGCCAACGAAATCCAACTTTAGATGAAATATCAAGATTGAAGATC atgaaTATGATTATCAATGAAACTTTGAGGCTATATTCTCCTAGTATTACTATGATGAGAGAAGTCCATAAGGGAACCAGACTGGGGAAGCTAGTTGCTCCTGCAAGGATGGATGTTCTAGTTTCAATACTAGCGTTGCATCATGATCCTGAGATATGGGGAGAAGATGTTCATCTCTTCAAACCAGAAAGATTTGCAGAAGGGGTGGCTAAAGCAACGAGGAATAACATAGCAGCATTTTGCCCATTTGGTTTGGGACCAAGAAATTGTGTGGGCATGAGCTTTTCCATGGCGGAAACAAAGATTGTACTCTCAATGATCCTTCAACGTTACAGGTTTACTTTGTCGCCCAATTATGTCCACTCGCCCATTGTCCTTATTGCAGTTTCCCCACAGAAAGGACTTCAAGTTACTCTTCAGCCCTTGTAA
- the LOC110615358 gene encoding cytochrome P450 CYP749A22-like: MATLSVLVILLSSSLCLYFLSNLFKFLDSVWWTPIRIQHLMTSQGIRGPSYRFIYGNTQEIIKMRNESMSTSMQDLSHNIFSRIQPHIHSWTKTYGTNFLYWDGPRAQLLVSEPELIREILNNRDKIYRKSEFVAFTRKLLGDGTFTSEGEKWSKLRKLANYAFHAESLKHMIPAMITSVEMMLERWKKHQGEEIEVVEEFRLLTSEVISRAAFGSSYVQGKNIFDMLTKLSMLLSRNIFKVKQIGLISKIWKSRDEIEADKLEKQLENSILEIIKKREDEVMNGEVENFRNDFLGILLKAKHGDDDSKRISLREVIDECKTFYIAGQETSNTLLCWVVLLLATHSDWQEEARNEVFKILGNKTPTADGIAKLKKMGMIINETLRLYPPVVVFSRKADREAQLGKLTLPVDINLHISTLSIHHDPVTWGDDVHLFKPERFSEGLAKATNNNKAIYMPFGFGPRTCVGLNFAITEAKIALSMILQQYSITLSPTYVHSPVEHLTIRPQYGIQVVLNKV; the protein is encoded by the exons ATGGCTACTTTATCAGTTCTAGTAATCCTTCTCTCAAGCTCTTTATGCCTCTACTTTCTCTCAAACCTGTTCAAGTTCCTTGACAGCGTATGGTGGACACCAATCCGCATTCAACATCTCATGACTTCACAGGGAATCAGAGGCCCTTCCTACAGATTCATCTatggaaacacccaagaaattATCAAAATGAGAAATGAATCTATGAGTACATCCATGCAGGATCTCTCTCACAATATTTTTTCCAGAATCCAGCCTCATATTCACTCTTGGACCAAGACATATG GGACGAATTTTCTGTATTGGGATGGTCCTCGAGCTCAGTTGCTTGTTTCAGAGCCAGAGCTGATAAGAGAGATTCTAAACAATAGAGATAAGATCTACAGAAAATCGGAGTTTGTAGCTTTCACTAGAAAGCTATTAGGAGATGGGACCTTTACATCTGAAGGTGAAAAGTGGTCCAAGTTGAGGAAATTGGCCAACTATGCCTTCCATGCAGAGAGCTTAAAG CATATGATTCCAGCTATGATTACTAGCGTTGAGATGATGCTGGAGAGGTGGAAAAAACATCAAGGCGAGGAGATTGAGGTAGTGGAAGAGTTCAGATTACTGACATCTGAAGTGATttctagggcagcttttggaagTAGTTATGTCCaaggaaaaaatatttttgacatGTTAACAAAGTTAAGCATGCTATTAAGCAGAAATATTTTTAAGGTTAAGCAGATAGGCTTAATCAG TAAAATCTGGAAAAGTAGAGACGAAATTGAAGCTGATAAGCTTGAGAAACAACTGGAAAACTCCAttttagaaataataaaaaagagagaagatgAGGTGATGAATGGAGAAGTAGAGAACTTCAGAAATGATTTTCTTGGAATTTTACTAAAGGCTAAACATGGTGATGATGACTCCAAGAGGATTTCATTAAGAGAAGTGATTGATGAGTGTAAGACATTCTATATTGCTGGACAAGAAACCTCTAATACATTGCTCTGTTGGGTTGTACTGCTTCTAGCAACCCATTCGGATTGGCAAGAAGAAGCAAGAAACGAGGTTTTCAAGATTTTGGGTAACAAAACTCCAACTGCTGATGGAATTGCAAAGCTGAAGAAA ATGGGAATGATCATCAACGAAACCCTGAGATTATATCCTCCAGTAGTTGTATTTTCAAGAAAAGCAGATAGAGAAGCTCAATTGGGGAAGCTCACTCTGCCTGTTGACATAAATCTGCATATCTCAACTCTATCAATCCACCATGATCCTGTTACGTGGGGTGATGATGTTCATCTTTTCAAGCCAGAAAGATTCTCAGAAGGACTTGCTAAAGCTACAAACAACAATAAGGCCATATATATGCCCTTTGGCTTTGGGCCTCGAACTTGTGTAGGTTTAAACTTTGCAATCACTGAAGCAAAGATAGCTCTTTCAATGATTTTACAGCAGTATTCGATCACCCTCTCCCCTACCTACGTTCACTCGCCAGTTGAGCATCTTACAATTCGCCCACAATATGGAATTCAGGTGGTGCTTAATaaagtttaa